From a region of the Besnoitia besnoiti strain Bb-Ger1 chromosome I, whole genome shotgun sequence genome:
- a CDS encoding hypothetical protein (encoded by transcript BESB_010920), with protein MTIPARVAPRAPGGGAARPFFPVPPPVAPPMSSPAPPRFSFTGSPPAPPPGGGYPWAPSGGPAGPAPFHQTLLPPSLAVANAEIAALVDLYQQQLAEITAEHSLLLEDQAKLASFIAPYLDEDGRVVGEFDDTILLFKQGLDLRLLEYEEDCRRIQQTERRLQRTIDDICLRYDSMVVEAQGYAESRLLGQVKDLQRVIWLLHSELDELRFQRDIYADETKRLRGICRFGNWTEDGIGVLDREEPVFSGEGPWQRKGRHVGSIESAQPGMVRWPRASAAESRPARRPEGREASPFVAWRAKASRRGTEARSEEPRTWLQPGERMRDEDDDETARPRGSKAKKREEPSSLFHGVLSKLLFTDDGKEKRETQSTGREVTDSAEAGRRKSTQSGKRSTRLRCAPAVDGVPHRPGPPRAILFKSSREEEAPRRSRAWERRDEEHEEEEGDHTTRRRGTGRVSHLLRRVDDIARDDELERRDRRRSSLRQRERDEDEEVRPRPGFSEGQRGTEGASISVKAVCRRRSSAAGGPGARPSGANVERKRYSEGGTRSEAFGVKPPRGTRSDELTERGEDSGAMLRPAGDKQSNGPSRRSEFAPSRSEEEWKERSVSGDDEQTVSTPVSREDESVISPREETEDAWQRRNSVAGSLFEESEPPSSRDGRDSQRSGRDDEWREDAETERFLESEDDLVPPARSRGKSLDRKTEPVSPAPLPVSPYYYEKDEGSRAPPRRFASRTVVSPLVQSVTPSPQASPRVLSRLQSGAFLGAVGSPLPSARREVHRGTRRSGAERRHRGRSRGSPAASSKFGGPGRSLSRTLASPLASSRSFGGVGLAMGPRRMLSVASRAESRDEDDSVRRGSGSQTFGGDGGSSASSRPPVSPLDLSRVRR; from the exons ATGACGATTCCGGCACGTGTGGCCCCGCGGGCTCCAGGCGGGGGAGCAGCGAGGCCTTTCTTCCCTGTCCCCCCGCCAGTGGCGCCTCCGATGTCTTCGCCAGCTCCGCCCCGGTTTTCGTTCACGGGCTCTCCGCCTGCACCGCCCCCGGGCGGGGGCTATCCCTGGGCGCCTTCTGGGGGGCCCGCGGGGCCCGCGCCGTTCCATCAAACCCTCTTGCCTCCGAGTCTCGCAGTGGCAAATGCAGAGATTGCTGCACTCGTCGATTTG TATCAGCAGCAGCTAGCCGAGATCACCGCGGAGCACAGCCTTCTCCTG GAAGACCAGGCGAAGCTGGCGTCCTTCATCGCACCTTACTTGGACGAAGACGGGCGAGTTGTTGGAGAGTTTGACGACACCATTCTCCTCTTCAAGCAGGGGCTTGACCTACGCCTCCTTGAGTACGAGGAAGACTGCCGTCGCATTCAG CAAacagagcgccgcctccagagaACGATCGACGACATCTGCCTGCGCTACGACTCCATGGTCGTGGAGGCCCAAG GCTACGCGGAGTCGCGTCTCTTGGGTCAGGTCAAGGATCTACAGAGAGTCATCTG gcTGCTGCACAGCGAACTCGACGAACTGCGGTTTCAGCGAGACATTTACGCTGATGAGACGAAGCGGCTGCGGGGCATCTGTCGCTTCGGCAACTGGACAGAAGACG GAATTGGCGTCCTCGATCGCGAGGAGCCCGTGTTTAGCGGAGAGGGTCCCTGGCAGCGGAAAGGGAGACACGTCGGGTCGATCGAATCTGC TCAGCCAGGCATGGTGCGgtggccgcgcgcctccgccgcagagtcgcggcccgcgaggcgccctgAGGGCCGCGAGGCATCTCCATTTGTGGCGTGGCGAGCCAAGGCCAGCCGGCGAGGCACCGAAGCAAGAAGCGAAGAGCCCCGCACCTGGCTGCAGCCCGGCGAGCGAAtgcgagacgaagacgacgacgagactgcgcggcctcgagggtcaaaggcgaagaagcgagaggagcCGAGTTCTCTGTTTCATGGCGTCTTGTCGAAGCTCCTCTTCACGGATGACGGcaaggaaaagagagagactcaAAGCACAGGTCGGGAGGTCACTGACAGCGCTGAAGCCGGCAGAAGGAAATCGACTCAGAGCGGGAAACGGTCTACTCGGCTCAGGTGTGCTCCAGCCGTCGACGGCGTTCCGCATCGGCCGGGGCCCCCGCGCGCGATTCTCTTCAAGAGttcgagagaggaagaagcccCTCGGAGGTCGCGAGCTTGGGAGCGTAGAGACGAAGagcacgaggaggaagaaggtgACCACACCACGCGTCGCCGGGGGACTGGGCGCGTCTCGCACCTACTTCGCCGAGTTGATGACATagcgcgagacgacgagctggagagacgcgaTCGACGGAGGTCGAGCttgagacagagagagcgagacgaagatgaagaagTACGCCCCCGGCCTGGTTTCTCAGAGGGCCAGCGCGGAACTGAGGGCGCTTCGATTTCAGTGAAGGCCGTCTGCCGCCGAAGATcttcggcggcaggcggcccaggcgcgcggccttcggggGCGAACGTGGAAAGAAAGCGGTATTCAGAGGGAGGGACGCGGTCTGAAGCGTTTGGTGTgaagccgcctcgcggcacgCGCAGCGATGAACTGACTGAGCGAGGTgaagacagcggcgcgaTGCTACGACCCGCAGGCGATAAACAGAGTAACGGGCCTAGTCGCCGCTCGGAGTTTGCGCCGAGCCGAAGTGAGGAAGAGTGGAAAGAGAGGTCCGtcagcggagacgacgagcAGACAGTCAGCACCCCTGTTTCGCGTGAGGACGAGAGCGTGATCTCGCCTCGTGAAGAGACCGAGGACGCCTGGCAGCGAAGAAACTCCGTCGCAGGCTCGCTTTTCGAGGAGTCTGagccgccctcctctcgcgaCGGACGTGACAGTCAACGATCTGGGCGGGACGACGAGTGGCgggaagacgccgagacagagagatTCCTTGAATCGGAGGATGACCTCgtcccgcctgcgcgcagccgcgggaaGTCCCTCGATCGGAAGACGGAGCCAGTTTCGCCGGCGCCACTGCCAGTCTCTCCGTACTACTACGAAAAAGACGAGGGCtctcgggcgccgccgcggcgcttcgcctcgcgcaccGTGGTTAGCCCGCTCGTCCAGTCCGTCACACCCAGtccgcaggcgtctccgcgcgtgtTAAGTAGGCTGCAGTCGGGGGCCTTTCTTGGAGCGGTTGGGTCTCCTCTGCCGAGTGCGCGGAGGGAGGTCCACCGCGGGACACGTCGTTCCGGGGCGGAGCGTCGCCACCGCGGGCGAAGCCGGGGGTCGCCCGCAGCTTCCAGCAAGTTCGGAGGACCTGGTCGCTCGCTGAGTCGGACGCTAGCGTCACCACTCGCCTCGTCTCGAAGTTTCGGCGGCGTGGGCCTCGCCATGGGCCCCCGACGCATGCTCTCCGTCGCATCGCGGGCAGAGtcgagagacgaagacgacagtGTGCGCCGGGGCTCGGGGAGCCAGACCTTCGGAGGGGACGGAGGAAGTAGTGCGTCGTCCAGGCCTCCCGTTTCGCCGCTCGACCTCTCAAGAGTGAGGCGGTGA
- a CDS encoding hypothetical protein (encoded by transcript BESB_010930): MAFESQISPPSFQYKVLAPPRPKDAAAPAQPPQAHPPKSGRNGFFYFSSASASQDASSIPERSPVRRCDPALPAKGSSAAPFSASATCRERLVDVRLQPAAGGRSENPRPVASPPLPQRMPRLSQGFDRQDRGVALEMAARVILGEEPVRPLIPRTGFDFASSTVRFARRSEAADADAQREERGGRRRKQMQFEGCEEEFLSLDHVKAATQAAAPSSSRLPDAFAEAKAARRPLGQSEGNHASRRAPCKKEPVLPRGKVHVPPVAADEVALFTKLQETEVVTKDDSKSMATRMRCRNVLLCYALLDPYNQGYIDVQEACDIIGNIHKQDKEVAELLLAQLQEVLAFVSARGVIEKQDFLTQVLRRVESDIAGLTPFHCLRNSSNPIAAAWQRGRPFTTVLNRSFYQGDYVPAGVKQHAHQAEAFGMQFSLQRRGGGRVAVQTAEPVVSQARPRARGTLADHIRRGKLRRLKKEQQIKEDLVHKELSECTFHPKTTPLRPASEPFPSREKVRRMVEEQDNAARRRGLFIEHDVADASEHVLALPPELSEEDKKAIQKQHEKDHGLVSNEGAGNFVTWVMHKGDPGMNPLEWRDTLKEKQLPEVPLDNDDDFGWSTCDIRRLLEADVKPEPIALKAPLGLERGKPDLRHSQPRLRGPVPFGDIFIQAPYVAERQCSKFDRLVPDAPEPLDDGMSRIGMYESENRLRIDALPAYYRQPLRTLVECKDSQDGGRLPTKKEKAARLQQYLRILEETC, from the exons ATGGCATTTGAAAGCCAGATATCTCCCCCCTCTTTCCAATACAAGGTGTTGGCACCTCCGCGGCcgaaggacgcggcggcaccAGCCCAGCCTCCCCAGGCCCATCCTCCCAAATCGGGCCGGAATGGATTTTTCTATTTTTCTTCGGCTAGCGCCTCTCAGGATGCTTCGTCTATTCCGGAGAGGAGCCCTGTTCGTCGCTGCGACCCTGCCTTGCCCGCGAAAgggtcttccgccgcgccatTTTCAGCTTCCGCAACCTGTCGTGAGCGCCTCGTCGATGTGCGGCTTCAgcccgcggccggcggaaGATCAGAGAATCCACGCCCagtcgcctccccccctctccctcaGCGGATGCCGCGACTGAGCCAGGGCTTTGATCGACAGGATCGTGGTGTAGCGCTGGAAATGGCAGCGCGGGTCATTTTAGGTGAGGAACCAGTCCGTCCGCTGATTCCGCGGACCGGCTTCGACTTCGCTTCTTCAACAGTCCGCttcgcgagacgcagcgaggccgcagacgcagacgcgcagcgagaagagagaggcggacgTCGGAGGAAGCAGATGCAGTTTGAAGGATGCGAGGAGGAATTTCTTTCCCTGGATCAcgtgaaggcggcgacgcaggcggcggcgccttcctcgagtCGCTTACCAGACGCTTTCGCGGAGGCCaaagccgcgcggaggcctcttGGCCAGTCCGAAGGAAACCATGCGTCAAGGCGAGCCCCCTGCAAAAAGGAACCCGTCTTGCCCAGAGGCAAGGTCCACGTTCCTCCGGTCGCCGCAGATGAAGTTGCTCTGTTCACGAAGTTGCAGGAAACGGAAGTCGTCACAAAAGACGACTCGAAATCGAtggcgacgcgcatgcgctgtcGAAACGTTCTGCTTTGCTACGCACTCCTCGACCCCTACAACCAGGGCTACATTGATGTTCAAGAAGCCTGTGACATCATCGGGAACATCCATAAACAAGATAAAGAAGTCGCAGAGCTCCTCCTGGCGCAGCTCCAGGAGGTGCTTGCATTCGTCTCCGCCAG aggcgtcaTCGAGAAACAGGATTTTTTGACGCAGGTCCTTCGGCGTGTCGAGTCTGACATTGCAGGGCTGACGCCGTTCCACTGTCTGCGGAATAGCTCAAACCCGATCGCTGCCGCGTGGCAGCGGGGACGCCCCTTCACCACTGTGTTGAACCGCAGCTTCTACCAGGGCGACTACGTGCCCGCAGGCGTCAAGCAGCACGCGCACCAAGCCGAAGCGTTTGGGATGCAGTTCAGtttgcagcgccgcggcggtgggCGGGTCGCGGTTCAGACGGCGGAGCCGGTCGTCTCCcaagcgcggccgcgg GCCAGGGGAACGCTGGCGGACCACATTCGGCGCGGaaagctgcggcggctgaagAAGGAGCAGCAGATCAAGGAGGACCTCGTGCACAAGGAACTTT CCGAATGCACATTCCACCCGAAAACGACGCCCCTTCGGCCGGCCTCAGAGCCCTTTCCGTCAAGAGAAAAGGTTCGCAGAATGGTTGAG GAGCAGGACAATgctgcgaggcggcgtgGCCTCTTCATCGAGCACGAcgtcgcggacgcctcgGAGCATGTACTCGCTCTCCCCCCTGAGctgagcgaagaagacaaaaaAGCGATACAGA AGCAACACGAGAAGGACCACGGGCTCGTCTCGAACGAAGGCGCCGGGAACTTTGTCACATGGGTGATGCATAAAGGCGATCCGGGTATGAATCCGCTGGAGTGGAGAGACACACTAAAGGAGAAACAGCTTCCGGAAGTGCCGCTCGACAACGACGACGACTTTGGCTGGTCCACATGCGACATCCGTCGCTTGCTTGAGGCGGACGTCAAGCCGGAGCCGATCGCGCTGAAGGCGCCTCTGGGGCTGGAGCGCGGAAAGCCGGACTTGAGGCACAGCCAGCCGAGGCTCCGCGGCCCTGTGCCGTTTGGCGACATTTTCATTCAGGCGCCATACGTTGCCGAGCGACAGTGCAGCAAGTTTGACAGGCTCGTCCCCGACGCGCCGGAGCCGCTCGACGACGGGATGAGCCGCATTGGGATGTACGAATCAGAGAATCGTCTGCGCATCGACGCGCTTCCGGCATACTACCGCCAGCCTCTCCGCACCCTCGTCGAATGCAAAGACTCGCAAGACGGTGGGCGGCTCCCGACCAAAAAAGAGAAAGCTGCGCGACTGCAGCAGTACTTACGGATCCTCGAGGAAACGTGTTGA
- a CDS encoding poly(ADP-ribose) polymerase and DNA-Ligase Zn-finger region domain-containing protein (encoded by transcript BESB_010940) encodes MSKKEIVFHCEYAPSGRARCRVCNSSIPKGQLRLATSQPFAEPAIPTDDTQLNKQRTIASEAPRWCHANCFRKFRASSQWWRSNIDHPEVFIGWEELSKKDQRELREFVAAARKGELPKPFSHSDPDAPTDEQFLSSEREEESAKFIDSMGSRNERKKMKPPKKEVAGVDSGQTHSKAGRKQDITRSPKAKGRGKLPGSTKGDEEDARELTQRARKKGRSGPEISPAMTRGTVKKETKEREQKKASEKGQKEAERKEGPLSPELHSAIHVAAEQASKVTVPRLKEILRLNDQKISGSKNNLVQRVAEGEVLGAIPKCPECSNGFLRFDQNSGVYSCPGYLDEYGDYQRCRFRSKEVVRLPWKKR; translated from the exons ATGTCGAAGAAAGAAATCGTCTTCCACTGTGAGTATGCCCCCAGCGGGCGAGCTCGTTGCAGGGTGTGCAACAGCTCTATTCCGAAAGGACAACTCCGCCTCGCGACCAGCCAGCCGTTCGCTGAGCCTGCGATTCCCACCGACGACACTCAACTGAACAAGCAGCGAACTATCGCAAGCGAGGCTCCGCGGTGGTGCCATGCTAACTGTTTCAG GAAATTCCGAGCATCATCGCAGTGGTGGCGGAGTAACATTGACCACCCAGAGGTGTTTATTGGGTGGGAGGAGTTGTCCAAAAAGGACCAGCGAGAGTTGCGCGAATTTGTCGCGGCTGCACGCAAGGGCGAGTTGCCGAAGCCTTTCAGCCACAGCGACCCGGACGCACCGACAGACGAGCAGTTCCTGAGCTCAGaacgagaagaggaaagcgcgAAATTTATTGATTCGATGGGGTCCCGGAACGAGCGGAAAAAGATGAAGCCGCCCAAGAAAGAGGTGGCAGGTGTAGACAGTGGGCAGACACACTCGAAGGCAGGACGCAAGCAAGATATCACCCGCAGTCCCAAAGCAAAAGGAAGGGGAAAACTGCCTGGCAGTAcgaagggcgacgaagaagacgccagaGAGTTGAcacagagggcgaggaagaagggcagATCCGGGCCTGAGATTTCTCCCGCCATGACTCGAGGGACTGTGAAAAAGGAAACTAAAGAGAGGgaacagaagaaagcgagcgagaaaGGGCAGAAGGAAGCAGAGCGGAAAGAGGGCCCTCTGTCGCCTGAGCTCCATAGCGCAATCCACGTGGCTGCGGAACAAGCGTCGAAAGTGACAGTTCCAAGGCTAAAAGAGATTCTCCGGCTTAACGACCAGAAAATCAGCGGGAGCAAGAATAACCTTGTCCAGCGGGTGGCCGAAGGAGAGGTTCTGGGAGCAATTCCAAAATGCCCTGAGTGCAGCAACGGGTTTCTGCGTTTCGACCAAAACAGCGGCGTTTACAGCTGCCCCGGATATCTAGATGAGTACGGAGACTATCAGCGTTGTCGATTCAGGAGCAAGGAAGTCGTCCGCTTACCTTGGAAGAAACGCTGA